The Helicoverpa zea isolate HzStark_Cry1AcR unplaced genomic scaffold, ilHelZeax1.1 pri_000016Farrow_1_scaff_6_deb, whole genome shotgun sequence nucleotide sequence aaaatttaaaacaatcttaGACTGCCTAATAAAATCTATTCCCAAAAGGGTTTCGTTATTACATGCATCGGGGAACACAATAAATTCAATAGGTATACACAGTGACATACATTTTACATTCACACATGTAAACAAAACGGTACTATTTCTAATAGTACCATCAGCCAGTTTCACCGACATGGTTTTTGAAACAAATGTATTACCCAATCGTAAAAGTAAGGCATACAGGGTCGAACCCGCGATACTACGTCGGGCCGCGGTATCAATAAGCGCTGAGCCACTGTGCCctaaaatttcaatatttaaaatcggtcggCCTTggctgataataatattattcttacTCTCACAGCTTACATTACACTCACTGAGTACCGTGTTAAGTGAGtagaaaacattttgttgtGGTTGTGAAACTGAGTTATTAACATCAACATTACAAGTTGAAACATTTTTACACGACGGACAATTTGATCTAACAAACCCTTTCTCGCCACAACCATAACAGAATAAGTCTTTAGAGTCTCTTTTTGGGCAAGACTCACGCGTATGACCACGACACTTACAATACACGCAAAACGACTTTTTGTTTACACTATCACTCGCGGCACTAACACTCGGCGAAGTATTACGCTGGAGCTGCGACGACGACGGCTGTGCCCCCGCGCCGCTGGACAGCGCTGGCGGCTTCGACGCGCCCTTCCCCGCCGAATACGGCGTCTGCATCGGAGCGGCCGCGTGCTGAGCCCGCAAGCCGGCCGCGCTGGGTCGTGCTGGCGCTGCTCGTGCGAGCTGTGACTGCGTGTTATTGTTACTCGAACTTGACGACGTTGTCATCTCTTTTTCGGAGAGCGAATCTTCGACGGCTCTCGACTTTTCGATTAATTGATCGATGTCCTCAATAGACTCGCGCGTTACGCGTTTACGAATGCGTTTGTTTAACAAACCGTAAACTATGTCGAGCTTGATTCGTTCGTCTAGACTGTAAGGTAACCTGCTCATATGTGCGCGGAGACGACCGACGAACACCTCCGTCCGTTCTTCACTTTGTTCCGCGGCGAACATATCCCGGAATACCTTATGTGGCGGACGAGGAACACCAAACATCGCCCGCAGCTTGGCAAGGGCGTCATCCCACGACGTAAGCGATGCCTTGACGCCGCGGAACCACACAGCTGCCTCGCCATGTAGAAGCATCGGGAGACCACGGAGTGCCAGGTCATCGGAGACAGATGCACACTCTTTGTAGATTTCCACGGAGTCGATAAACGCTTCTACGACTTCTGGATCTCTGCTATGCCCGTCGAAGCGTGCCGTACACTTGGACATGTTGCCGGTCTTGCATGTCGACGAGGGCGTCGGTGAGGGTCGCGCTGATCCTATCGCGTGCGATGCCATGAGGGATTCGACGAGCTGCCGGTTCGCTTCCGCCTGAGATTTCGCGAAGGCGGTAAGGAACGAGGCCAACTGGTCCCCAGACATGAGCGTTGGCGACGGTCTCGGTGCTTCTTCATCCGAGCTGGATTGCGCGTCCTCCACATTAGCGTCGGTACGTACTTTGCGTGGCGGCATTTTCAGCGACGCAGGTATAAACGCGAACACTAATGTCCTAAGTCGATCGGCAAAGAACCGGTTTAAACTGGCTAGCGGATTCACGGCCACTAGTTGGAAGCGCCActtataacaacaaacacattgttggttatagaaagtttattgtaattcGAATACAGACAtggtaattagttacataggtagTTCACAAACACACGTCGTACTTAACTACATAGCCACGGTCGCGAGAGTTAACACATCGTGCGAAATACATGGCGTCGTGCGCCGGACTGGCGACTCAGCGAGCGTCCCCGCTCGTGAGAGTAGGCCCTCGCTCCCCGCACCCCTCTGCCGGCCGGCCACGTATTGGTCGGCTCGGTGATCATGCGATGGCCTTATATGGCCATGGACTCGACCACGAAAAGTAGGCGCGCGTTACAGTGTATAGTTTTTTGACAAGGCGTTATAGTAGGCTTGTAGCTAACGACaactgttagggcacagcaacgtATATGGTGTGTGTTGTGAGTAGGTTTCTGTTTGGTGCCCTAACCAAAAAAGATActcctttttaggaagtcggttaaaaataatgtcCCTAAAAATTTTGCACTATCTCCAATATTAACTCTATACGGTAATGCACGATTTGGTTTtggaaaaattaaatataagaaaaaattaaataagtatagaacaaaaaaactaaatatacattcttacagaatattttttacacaaatacatacttTTCTAAGCCTTTACCACAATTTCAGGACGCCCTGAAAATGTACCACGGCGTAGATGAAGAAGATATCGCGCCGCTAGACAAACGCGTTCACTTGGAGATGAGTCCCGGAGACACCGTGTTCCTGCATCCCTATCTACTGCACGGCTCCGGACCTAATGTGTCTAAGGTAagaaagataaaagataaattattcAAAGTAGACTGTGAAATGATCACCTTTTGAAGGTCAATTTTACGAaagataaaacttttaaaccATAATAGATGAACCTTTTTTTAGCCCTTCATCACTTTCCGTGTTTTTGACTGacaataaaaagatttttggcCGTCGGTTAATCACAGCGACTAATCGCATTACGATTCGCGCCAATTAACTTTGCATATCTGAAGTTATCCACAGATGTTGTCGAGAAGCATTGCTGGTCTGAAGTTGGGGACTTCACAATAGTCAAAAAATCTTCTTAAATGCAAAGTAAATTGGTGTCAACTATATCACTAAACTAAGAAATACTAATCACACCAACTGATCGCTTATGCTTCGAGTAATCGGCGAAAAACGCACTATTGCGATTAACAGCACGGGCGTAAGACCTAAACTGTATGATTTGCTAACCTCTTCTTACCCACAAATTGTCACCCCTTATAGAATAAATACACAAATTAAACACTCTTAGTAACTATTTCAGAACTACCGCAAAGCCATAACATTTCACTTCGCGAACAGCTCATGCGAGTACATAGACCTACGCGGCACAGTGCAGGAACATCTCGCTAAGGAGGTCGAAGAACAAGCTGCGAAGTCAGGATTCAAAGGACTTAATTATGTCGTGAGTATTACAATGTTATgtagaaaaagtattttttttatggttccgtacccaaagggtaaaacgggaccctattgttttcgctcctctatccgtccgtccgtcaccaggctgtatctcgtgaaccgtgatagttagagtagAAATTTTCacggatgatgtatttctgttgcagctataacaacaaatactgaaaattaaaataaatattttggagggctcccatacaacaaacgtgtttttttgctcattttaaataatggtacggaacccttcggtttttttttttctaggtgTTAGCTATTAAATAATCTCTTTTCATTTCTAAAATTATACTTAGTAAGATGTTCTATCTACACAGGTGGTTTATTCGTCGTGATTTTGTAATAACATGTAGGTAATCGTAAAATCATTTTGTAGCGACATCTATGTTGCTTCAAAAGAACTATCATATGAGATTGTTAAATTCGACCTGCGTGGTGTAGATGGCGCCACATTCCTATTCGTCAAAATCTTTgatgtttttagattttttttaagtgcttttAATAGAGACTCCTCGTACATTGTTTAACCAttcctttaaaataataagtttaaaatagTAGTATTCTAGGTCCTACTATTGTGTCTTTTACTGAAATCCAGTTTTCTTACATGCAAGAATATTAATAATAGtctattataaattatgttttggaATAGAAGTTTAAAGTTCCTTGATTAgacttgttttttatgtattccTACTCTCAACAATTAGAAAAATACGTCATAAAAAGCAACAACCAATCATGTATTTGAACTCAACATTTGTcaacgtccataccacgttgaaagcaccggttctcgtccgatcaccgaagttaagcaacatcgggcgcggttagtacttggatgggtgaccgcctgggaatACCGCGTGACGTTGACTTTTTGctgttttttcaataatttgttactcgtttttcattttttttttctttatataaaattttatgtttttttgcagGATGTCTGGCGTTTCAAGAGCAAGCAAGTCAAAGGTGTACGGTCAAacctttgaaaatattatttgatttcgGTGTTGGTATAAAACTGTCTTCGAGCGCAGTTTCATATACAttccaagtttatttaatagaatCAGGTATTAAATGTAACTTTTGCATTTAagtgaacaatatttttatatagtattttatactAATCAACGTTCATTTAACTATTTGTCTGACAAATCAAGAAATACCAAAAGTAGggataaaatgtttgtaaaacattggtgctTGGTGAATATCaaagattaaataataatattatattaagaatattataaatatccTGTTATAttcaatttcttatttttagcttataaacttattatttttgtacaagattTTCAAAACTGACTTTTTAGACTATTGGATTGATAGCAGCTATGTCGCAGATTTTTTGCCAAAACAGtggtttttgaaaaatatgaaaaatagtCAActtcaaatgtaaaaaaacataggttaattttttttttttattataattttgataaatttatgatataaaagttatgtaaaacATCGTGAGATTATTGTTAATTACCTTTTTACTAAATTTATCTTAATTTGTGTTGGAAATTGTGATATTTTGCATAacgtaataaatacatttttattggacattgttattttattcccctttattttaaatgcgttaagtaggtaaataagtcGTATGTAACAAAtgtattacttaaaaaaaaatcttatgtaaTCTGAACAGTTCTGAATTTAAAAACTGAAACGTTTGTCAACATGAAAAAACGTCACAAAACAACTGTGAAAAGGACTTCTTAATCAAAGCTACTGACATGGCTCTAGAGTCCTTGTAAGCACTGGTACTTGGCTACATCCGgttcgactggaagccgaccccaacatatttgggaaaaaggctcggaggatgatgactctAGAAGTTTGTATCAAATCTGTCGACCGTTTTTTTTAGCCAGTTTCTACGAGAAGCGGATAAAACAGTGGGAAAACACCcagtaatacaaaaaaacaaactgaatGATTGTTTTGCCTACACAATGAACGAATTAAAATTTGTATTATAAGTAGTAATTTGTATTGTACCTACTACTGTTATTTACGTTCCGCTCCGCatcaatataaatacaaaatatcaatttattacGAAGTTAGCCCCGTATTATCAGTGTGAAGGCCACccgattttattattattgaatttcAGTTAATTTTAAACACGATTTAATTATTGGTTCAGTAGGCTAGGAATAGTTCTGTTaggtaattatttataactattgccAATAAAtgtcacagattactataatagttacatAAAGGTCCTCTTTAACCGAGAACAGTGATATCAAAAGacttcacaaataaaaaaaaaaaacgaaatgaaTGCCAACAAGATTTCCTtgcatacatagttacaaatgaagctaatataagcgtgttaaaatagATATAGAACAAAGTTTTAGAAATGGAGTCGCGTTTTACCTTTtaagtacggaaccctaaaaaccaaaataatagACAATTAACAATTATGGGCATATCATTACTTAATTAACATCCATTTACAAAATCCAAAGATTTGTCTATAGTGTAATAGTGGATTCCGAACCGACTGTACGACTTTACAACAATAATATTAAacgcaataaaacaaattattatttaaaacaacaaataaaaataaacttttgtgaCTGTGTGttgatacaaataataataattaataattagttacaaataatacaaataatatttatttcgttaatCGTGTGATGGCGAACAGGAATTTCAAGATTATTCCGAAATGGTAAGttaatatgttaatttaattattattcaatcaAAAGCAGTTTAGTTTGGTCAGGTCAGTTTATCAGTATTTAGGGCCTTTAAAGGTAAACAGGAAATGGATATTTTGATGTACCTATGcacagtgccggttttaactctaccagcgccctgggcgagatttctatggcgccctccaactgcaattcaaacccatacgaaaaacagagacatacaCAGGTatttaccgattgcgcgagcgaagcgagcgcgaatttttttaatagttaacaagtcaaagcaaaaattacgtaaaatcgTACATacgttattgctggttggttaATGCAAAAACACGGAAACACAGCTTCTgatagcgcgagcgaagcgagcgcgaaattttttgtcatgttttagaactcaaaacaaaaattactcaaaatgtagcccaaaagtacataactctttgttggtgttggcgtctatgtattaaaattttgggacttaaagtagtaccgtaaataaaaaagttcatatggaaactagaagttactttcttattgataaaaggacttaaaaacgacgctacctttttgctagggtagactaaaaatgttgaaaaaaacaactgtaaagtgaagcaaacccgaaattttttgagttttggatcactataAGTCATAACcgtatataataaaaggcaactGTAAAGtgatgaagccgcgagcgaagggagcgcgaattgtTTGAGTATTgggaaattaaaaagtatatgtgataaaaaatctcAGTACAAAGTAAAGAAAACGCGAGTGAAGCGaacgcgaaaatttttgagttttgggacataaaagtagtgtttgttcgagaatttctcaaatttaacgcggacatttaacacaaattaaaaaaaaccgtgattggatcgacagtcagctgtatgtgtttgtttcttcggtactccaactttttgttagattgagaaCCCCctaaaagtaaacgcagaataaattagaaattaataaagaagaaaccgcgagcgaagtgagcgctTTTTTTTCTTCGACGTCTGCAGCAAATTTGCTTGTCTTTTTGACATTTAACAAGGCTAACCTTCCATATAACGCAAGCAAtcccatgtttattatttttacaggcTAGGAATTGACTTGGTTGGTGTTTTTAaagattgttattgaaaaacctATTTGACTTCTAATCCTCTCAAATCGAGTGATCGTCTTCTGGAATCTAATGTCCTAGGCCTGTATGGCCTTTGGACaaatctaacgcgcccggcattatACGACAATACATTAGTTtcattgaaatttcttggtccaggagcgtaccgcggcgcccctgagcccgcggcgcccatACATTTgaatacagttcttgtaagttgcgatctttgatgaaatttaaaacaaaaataggagtaacattctgatcaaggactggttgggggcgcctgcggcgccccttacattcggcgccctgggccgtcgcccaaccgcgccctaccctaaagccgctactgccTATGCAGTACCTAACTAGATGTTTTGAAAATAGATCTCCAGAATTCATATGCAGTTTGAATACCTCTAGGTACTGGAATCTGATTGTTTATTTAAGTCCCTTCTAACACCGCAAAATGTCATTTACCTGACACAATAAGATTTGACACGAATATGATACCTGTCTTTTACATGGAGTGCCTGCCTGTCTGACTTTTACATACCAGTAATCCGGGCCGGGCAAccgtagccttttcccaactatgttagggtcgacttccagtctaatcggatgcagctgagttccagtgttttacaaggagcgactgtctatttgatctcctaaacccagttacctggtCAATCCCATAACTCGGTAATATAGTAGcccattaaataatattgtataccAGGGTGAGTTCGGAGTCATCAGACAAGTACCCCCTGACTCCGGAACCACTGAAGTTCTACAGGGTTAATGGATACCTGGTCATCAAGAAACTGTTCGGCTTACAGACTTTGGATAGCTACAGGTAAGTTATCTTTTATCATGGATAACAATAACCTATCTGTATGTAATGGATTTTTTTTATGccttaataagaaagtaaacgGCATCGATAATAACAGATTCGGGCTAGTAACAACAGCATCCTAATACAGTGGCGGAGAATCTGTACTCTCCTACATTTAGGCATTTTGTGAAGTTGGTGATGAGAATAGCGTGAGGGTCAATTTgtgttgtttaattatttttatctactaacaataattattagatgtgtttttactaacaaaatggACTGTATGTTGAACTACTAATCAAAGTCCGTGGACGGCGGTCGCGCATGCAATGGGGCAGTTTTAAACTTTTAAGATAATCTGTGGTATTACTTATATAAGAAGATTTTTGTCTTCTAACGTTCAACATCAGCTCGAAGCAATTCCTGCATATTCCATTCGATACATCTAACTAAGttattgctggggagtttgttgcgccacttcttcatCTTCGcagcaaaaacaattttttttatttgacgttcgaaaactGCTgatttgcagccaagtttgaataaatcattttgaaTTGATTGATGATAATCTGGTATCGACAGGCAACGTTTTACTGACGTGTGCGAGGGTCGGGTGGAGAAGGGCCGAGTCACCGTGGTGAAGGATCGCTCGCTCAGCACCCATCGTACCAGGCCTGAAGATTACATCAACaaggtaattattttaaacatacctagttactatagttcggccattcagagaatgcgttcctgacacgtcgcgattgaactgacgacgtaactttgcaatggcgttgcagttacgataaaaatatttttgctggttgtttaccgttttaacaattgaggagcattaaaacaacattattatatcaataatcaatgaatgttattacgtcgtcagttcaatcgcgacgtgtcaggaacgcattctctgaatggccgaacttaatGGGAAGGTTGTGAGGTATAAGGATGTTCAGGAATTGATAATAAATAGGTGGAAATGGTGGGACCTGTACCGACGAGTTAGGCTTTTAGATTAAAGAACAGgcacgattctgctaattttacttaagcgacatacgattcacatccgactgagatccaatcacgactcaattacgataaACATTTATCATTCACCATTCATcatatccttttctgtcattcaatacctaatgaatcattttgtttgcaaatgatttacgattgcaataatatgattgtagagcaaactaccgtacagaccaaaatggcagaccaatcgcaaaacaatcgaatgtcgttggaatacgattggtcttatataagtagcagaatgcccgatgtggttaaaactgctattacgattcaattttgacattattaacttagcagaatcgggccccagtctTCTGAAATAAAGTGGCGAGCGTGAAGATATTTACACTTCTTGAAGTTGAATAATAGGAACTGTggcattgaaaaaaaatgttgctgAAAATTTTACGCGgccaaataggtacctacttaggtaagtcatcatcatattatataacaactatgttggggtcgactacTAGTCTAACAGGTCAGGTAGATAgctaagtgcctacatttaaagTTGTTCGGACGTAGGTAGTGTATTCTAGCTTTGTTTCGTCGGTCGTAATATAtagtttagtgtccgtactattgaccgtctccgacatatatattttttattattttgtaagtaatttAGACAAACCTGAATAGCTATTTTGAACGTCATTAGTCTTATTTTGCACAAAGGTCAACTTGTTAAACATagcctcaaaaggaaaaaaaataaaaggtacAGGTATGGCATTTTGAGGATAACAAACTAGCATAGAAACGATTTGACGTGCTTacctaaatagaaaaaaaaaacataacatacGTGAACATAACGTGACGATTTTAAAGGAGCTTGGAGAAGGCTAGTACTTACTCactcattatttttcttctaataaaaagataaaagaaaacttattttgttaaaacatggCCCCCAAACACATCATGAGCCATTATTTTGTTATACAGAACAGAAACATCTCAATATCCGGAGCTATTGTCATGATTTTCGAAATGCGAAATGTAGGCCTCGAAATCCTTTGCCAAAACGACGCACGGTACCAAAACTCCCCTAAATTCTTTCTGGTACgaaatcatgaaatgaccctcccgctatgggtgcagcgtgagggagtgtcagactcttactgactaaaacccaccatgttccttcttgagcccttcatgtaccagggccgcagtaactctttcgaacaatcccgcagccccgatacGAGCCTACTTTAGTTACCTACCATTAAGTTCTTGATTCGCAGAAGTGTAGGAACCTACTTATGTaactcttttgtttttcttttttcccATGGATATAATACCACATAAAATAatcctataggtacctacctcttTATTTCAGATTCTTATCTGTAATGTAACCTTCGCTTCGTTTTGTTAACAAAATTTTTACGgtgaaaaacataattaaagaTGTTTTTAAGGAAGCTacgatttatattttataatctaactttattaagtacctacataatgctataggtacctatatgtcaAATTCGAAATCAAATGAGGCTACAAAACAGCATTTTTcaaaagacagcctccaaaacgcccacacttcaccacttcctaagtgtttttttgctgggaagaaattttaattatataggtacctacgttttatttcaatgtttgtctaaatatataatttaaataattaaattaacaatgtaaaaaaaatactcttaaaATATCTCATCAACATGCAATTTGCATTAAATACGTAATTGGTGTGAGAAAaagttttttgcatttattttactattttaatacattttcttaattaaattattacctaagCAGAAACATTTTccagatatacctacctattacatttttgaaataaccTACTTTATATTAGTTACATTAAATGAACAAATTAggttttgttgtaattttcaTCAATAATAAATCTAATAAAACCTTCAAATTAATTTGCTAAATAATTAGTAGGAATATTTATTACCATGCAAACTGACAATTAATAAATCATACTGTTAATTAActtgtaggtaactattatagtaatctgtgcttgTAGTTAATAAATTTAGTCGAACATGATTTTATTACCTTACAAAGAAACAACGCTTACAAAATAGCGATCCCAATTGAaattagggtgcgtctacacggtacaagtagcttgcgcatgttgaggcacatgcgtaggttacatgcattttaaaaacgtgcgggtctaGCGactgtaccaaagcaaaataccaaCCCGCGTCCTCTTGTCACGTGTCTCTTGCGCATGTTAACCCTACCTATTAGTATTTGGGAACTCAAGGGTCCCCTTTGTTCGTCACAGAGCAGTTCGAATGAAAGTCATTAATACGTGTAACCATGTATTCGTCTGGCCGTCATCGATACATATATTATCACTATAAGCTATTCACACCACGGAGGAATAATCTTTTACTCGAAACCTTTATAATAATGTAGTTTTGTGTAAAGTAATTATTCGTGTCCGTTGGAAAAAAGATGTGTTCCATAGAAGAAATGTCTATATGAAACATAATACAATTCTCGGGTTGCCAGCGCAGTGGCGTTCGGAAACGCCACAAGTACTTGCGCCGCTCATTACAACGGCTCTTTGCCCTCAAAATTATTCAGGGATTCCTGTCAAATGATAAACGACTCATTAATAGAGGGAAagtagaccaacatccaaacatttcgcccattCTCCTTTACCTAAGATAGCTCCCAAAACGcctgcccttcaccacttcctatgtgaagaagaagtggtggaatagactccccagcaacacaattctgtctgtatagTTTGAAGAACCGTTGAAATTGATCATTTAATCTAATCTTAATAACCTGATGTTTCTCCAACAGATCCAAGAACTCCTCTACGATGAAGTATACAGCACGTACTCCGAAGACCCTCGGATGCTGCACATCGTCTCGCAGCTGATCGGAGAAGacctgacagctgtcaactgcatgCTCATCAACAAGCCGCCGGGGACGCATGAACATCCACCACATCAGGTGAGGAAAAATTTCACTCTCAAATGAACTATATGCAGATATGTCATATCTTAGCGAATCGTTGTCCTCATAGCTGAAAAATTTCCACTGCtagacaaaggcctcccccaagccGGAAGAATTTGCCAACAGAATTTACCAGTGAAATCATAATAACCTGGCAAATTAATAGCCTGAATTCAGGATCTATTTACAATTGTTAGATAAGGTACCTGTGGTTATGATAAAACCAGCTCATGATATAAACTCGTATGTACCTCTTACAATCCAAGATGAAGCTGATATTCCTTCACATATTTAACTAGGTAGAGTTTATCCAGCAATTAATAATTAGGACCCTTTCTTTATGAAGCTTATTGGGAAAAGTCACTAATTTCATTAGAGTCCTCGCCACGGCTCAAATCCGGCGAAAAATTGTGGAACTAGGTACTTTGCATTTTTGACACTAGCGCCGCGTCTATCGGCCTTGAGTTGAGCCGTGGGGCGGACTTTGCAAGATTAACGTGCTCCCATTTAACAGGACATACTATACTTCCCATTCCGGCCGGCACACAAGATCCTAGCCACTTGGACGGCCATAGACCCGGTGAGCAGAGACAACGGCTGCCTCTATATGTTGCCTGGGTCACATAACCCGCCCGTCTTGCATGAACACACAGATCATGTTAATGTGAGTACCTcaagttataaaaaatacatgtcatctcctgagccttttcccaactatgttgtggtcggcttccagtctaaccggattcagcagagtagtgttttacaaggagcgactgccctatctgacctcctcaacccagttacccgggcaaccccatacaccttggttagactggatacccctaggttagccaatatatgtacttacctaaAACCTCCTAAGTCTGACTATACTAATACTAtgttgaaaaccgcatcaaaatcgatttTGCCAAACgcgagataatcgcgcacaataCGGGTCGAATTGAAAAGCTccttttggttattttttttaaattcaggCTCTTTGGTTTTTTTCTCTTGCCTTATCTTATGGGAGCGAGCACACATTTCAACTCAGAAAGTAATC carries:
- the LOC124645548 gene encoding probable phytanoyl-CoA dioxygenase, with translation MANRNFKIIPKWVSSESSDKYPLTPEPLKFYRVNGYLVIKKLFGLQTLDSYRQRFTDVCEGRVEKGRVTVVKDRSLSTHRTRPEDYINKIQELLYDEVYSTYSEDPRMLHIVSQLIGEDLTAVNCMLINKPPGTHEHPPHQDILYFPFRPAHKILATWTAIDPVSRDNGCLYMLPGSHNPPVLHEHTDHVNQAKLFFFGLVNTGQLAPEHQRVHLEMEPGDTVFFQSTIVHGSKPNVSKAYRKAMTCHFASSECQYIEVAGTRHEQLAKQMEAELRRRGSDLSYVDMWRIKTKQVKGVRSNL